From a single Microbacterium murale genomic region:
- the alr gene encoding alanine racemase, whose translation MRSPASELIVHDDAIRENTKRFHALTGGRLMAVLKADAFGHGDVARSVLESGAGSIGVTCIDEALALRAVGIDSPILSWLNTLDADFETALRERIELAVPSLELLYAVARAARHAGTTARVHLHIDVGIGRDGCAARDWPALCTLAREYEAAGIIRVVGVMGHMSCADDPGNPQNARERLVFENAVRTARRRALNPHMLHLAATAATLTGEGSGFGIHRIGAGLFGVDPSRTTDFLQPALTLTSTVVSSREVAAGTGVGYGHDFTTPARTHLVLLPIGYGDGLPRAASGRAQVFARGRRRSLVGRISMDMVVVDTGDELLQPGETVTIFGPGRDGEPTVAEWAEWSHTIEHEMLTRVGTRAHRIHRTLDATQRESHQLQGDTSCHSPRPFGSPSSVVARMTSTPSPAHPLPPSFARSAS comes from the coding sequence ATGCGATCACCCGCCTCGGAACTCATCGTCCATGACGATGCGATCCGTGAGAACACCAAGCGATTTCACGCATTGACCGGGGGACGGCTCATGGCCGTCCTCAAGGCTGACGCATTCGGGCACGGGGACGTCGCTCGCTCGGTGCTCGAGTCCGGGGCGGGCTCGATCGGCGTGACCTGCATCGACGAGGCGCTCGCGCTGCGTGCAGTGGGCATCGATTCCCCGATCCTGAGCTGGCTCAACACCCTGGACGCGGACTTCGAGACGGCACTGCGCGAGCGCATCGAACTGGCCGTACCGAGTCTCGAACTGCTGTACGCCGTCGCCAGGGCGGCACGGCACGCGGGAACAACGGCACGGGTGCATCTGCACATCGACGTAGGTATCGGCCGGGACGGCTGCGCGGCACGCGACTGGCCGGCGCTGTGCACGCTCGCGCGAGAGTACGAGGCGGCCGGCATCATCCGTGTGGTCGGGGTGATGGGGCACATGTCGTGCGCGGATGACCCGGGCAATCCGCAGAACGCGCGCGAACGCCTGGTCTTCGAGAATGCGGTGCGCACTGCCAGACGCCGCGCTCTGAACCCGCACATGCTCCATCTCGCCGCGACCGCGGCGACGCTGACAGGTGAGGGAAGCGGGTTCGGTATCCATCGGATCGGCGCGGGTCTCTTCGGGGTCGATCCGTCCCGCACGACCGACTTCCTGCAGCCCGCGCTGACCCTGACCTCGACGGTCGTGTCCTCCCGCGAGGTGGCGGCGGGCACCGGTGTGGGCTACGGGCATGACTTCACCACACCGGCCCGCACCCATCTGGTGCTCCTGCCTATCGGGTACGGCGATGGTCTTCCCCGCGCCGCGTCCGGGCGGGCGCAGGTGTTCGCACGAGGCAGGCGGCGCTCGTTGGTGGGCAGGATCTCGATGGACATGGTCGTCGTCGACACCGGCGACGAACTGCTGCAGCCCGGCGAGACGGTGACGATCTTCGGCCCCGGACGGGACGGCGAGCCCACCGTCGCGGAGTGGGCCGAATGGTCGCACACGATCGAACACGAGATGCTCACCCGCGTCGGCACCCGCGCCCATCGCATTCACCGCACCCTCGACGCGACACAGCGCGAATCGCACCAGCTGCAAGGAGACACCTCATGTCACAGTCCACGCCCATTCGGATCGCCGTCGTCGGTGGTGGCTCGAATGACGAGCACGCCGTCTCCCGCGCATCCGCTGCCTCCGTCGTTCGCGCGATCCGCGAGCTGA
- a CDS encoding GNAT family N-acetyltransferase, which translates to MDLLQGHRHGPVELRLIRTRDARVLQHELLSNRAWLQRWEATIPNGSASFDMRVSIRRLLQQYRDGGGYPFVMEHEGEIAGQLNVWGVARGSLCSATIGYWVSERFAGKGITPTAVALATDASFREFGLHRMEICIRPENEASLRVVQKLGFRYEGLRRRYIHIDGDWRDHYAFALTREDAPEGVLARWVSGRAPQEAAMVPPSDRLSI; encoded by the coding sequence ATGGACTTGCTGCAGGGGCACCGTCACGGTCCGGTCGAGCTTCGGCTCATCCGAACTCGTGATGCCCGCGTGCTGCAGCACGAGCTGCTGAGCAACCGTGCATGGCTGCAGCGCTGGGAGGCGACGATCCCGAACGGATCGGCGTCGTTCGACATGCGCGTCAGCATCCGTCGCCTGCTGCAGCAGTACCGTGACGGCGGGGGATACCCGTTCGTGATGGAACACGAGGGTGAGATCGCCGGGCAGCTGAATGTCTGGGGTGTGGCGCGCGGATCTCTCTGCTCGGCCACCATCGGCTATTGGGTCAGTGAGCGATTCGCCGGTAAGGGCATCACGCCGACGGCCGTGGCGCTCGCGACGGACGCGTCGTTCAGAGAATTCGGACTGCACCGGATGGAGATCTGCATCCGGCCGGAGAATGAGGCGAGCCTGCGCGTCGTCCAGAAGCTCGGCTTCCGATACGAGGGGCTGCGGCGTCGCTACATCCACATCGATGGCGACTGGCGTGATCATTACGCCTTCGCGCTCACTCGTGAGGACGCCCCGGAGGGCGTGCTCGCGCGTTGGGTGAGCGGGCGCGCGCCGCAGGAAGCCGCGATGGTTCCGCCCTCGGACCGTCTCTCGATCTGA